The sequence below is a genomic window from Anaerocolumna chitinilytica.
ACCCCTACGTTCCAGAACAGAATTCCGTATACCTTGGCACTGAAGCAGTAATCAAGAATTCCCCGTATATTTTCCTCTGTATCATTGATATACGGCAATATAGGTGTCATCCAGCAGATCGTCGGTATGCCTTCCTCTCTCATAATATTTAAGACCTCTGCCCGCCGTTTTGTTGTAGAAACATTCGGCTCTAGGATTTGGCATAAGTTTTCATCATAGGTTGTCATGGTAATCTGAACAACACACTTTGCCTTCCGGTTTATACTTTTAAGGAGGTCCAAATCTCTTAAGATCAAATCAGACTTTGTCTGAATAGCCAATCCATATCCATAAGCATCAATTAATTCCAGGCAGCTTCTGGTTAGCTTTAACTTGTTCTCAATATGCAGATAGGGATCACTCATCGCTCCCGTACCTATCATACATTTTTTTCTTTTACTTCTTAATGCCTTTTCTAACAATTCGACCGCATTGGATTTTATCTCAATATCTTCAAAATCATGGTGCATTTGATAACAAGTACTCCTTGCATCACAGTAAATACAGCCATGAGTGCAACCTCTGTATATATTCATGCCATTTTGAGCAGATAAGATAGCTTTTACTTCTTTTTCATGCATATTCGTGTCCTTTTCTATATTTCCCGGCAATTCGGTCTAATAGGGAAAGGAATTCTTCCTGGAGCCACTTCGGACTGATAATCTCGACATTCTCCATAAACCCTAGCAGATATCCGAATAATGCTTCTTTATCCCACCAGACAAACTCCAGATAAAGCCTGCCGTCTTCCCCTTTTTTCATTTTCTCAAAATCAAACTCTTCCATCAAACGCCATTTTACCTTTTCTTCAAAGGCTGCCGTAATGCGAAGATTTTCCTGATTAAAGGTTCCCATTCCCGAATCGATTGGTTCCTCTACCTTCCTTGGGTCAAATCTTTCTTTTAATATCTTTAGTTCATCCATTCGACCTAACTTAAATAACCGGAACTCTTCTCTTAATCCGCAATATGCCCAGACATACCAGGAATGCCACCGATATAATAACAGATAAGGTTCCAAGGTCCTCACACTGTCTCCGCTCGGAGAATAATACCGAATGGATACCAGGTTATGATTTTCAATGGCACTTTGAAACTGTTCTATCTTCGGCGCTAGGGTCTTGGTATTCCAATGGGAAAGGTCCAGCAAAATATGATTATTATTCGCAAGAATGGATGAGTTGTTGATAGACAGTTTGTCCATGAGGGTCTGATACTTATTTCCCCCGGAGATACTATCAAGGCTTTGCAGCCCCTTTAGGACTGCCTGCATTTCAGAAGTTGTTAAAAGAGTTTTGTCTATCTTGTATCCATCCATTATGGAAATTCCACCGTCAATCCCTTGTTTTGTAACAATTGGGATACCGGCCTTGCAAAGGTCTTCGATGTCTCTGTGGATAGTTCTTCTGGAAACTTCGAATTTCTCCGCCAAAACGGGAGAAGTTACCTTATCCTGCTGCAACAGTATGGCTAGAATTCCTATTAACCGGTCAATTTTCATATACCCTCTTTTCTTACAAACAAGTTCTTATGGATACTCCCTCATCGGTAATTGAAATGGCTATTTGCTTCAAAACAACAATGCACCCTTCGCTTTAATCAAATCACTGATATAAAAGCTCCATAATGCATTATAGCTATGACTTTACTGATTCTATTATAGCAGAAATATAGGACAACTGTATGTCATATTTAAGATTTTCTAGAAGTGTTATATTACTTCATTGATTTAATGCTTACTATCTTCTACGTATGAAAGGACCTATTTAATTCTGTGCATTACAACCGGTTAAAATCTTCCTTTCATTCCTTTTAACAAAGTAAAATAAATCCACTGCATTTCTAGCCAATTCTGCTTCTCCTATATCTATAAAATAAGCAGCAAATAATAGTTCTATATTCTTCATTACACTGGCAAAGGCCCTTTTTTCAGTTAAATTAAGGGGGCTTACCCTATCATAGCCGCTAACTACCTGCCGTATAATTTCATACCATCTATCGTCTTCCTTAAAACCATTTTCCTCTAAAAGAAGTCCCAAAAGGAAGTAGCATAAATCAAATATTCGGATATTCTTCTGACTTAAATCAAAATCAATATACCCTGTGAATTCTCCATTCTCGAATAAGAAATTTCCCAAATGGACATCTCTGTGTATCAATTGTCTTGGTAAATCCTCGTAGAATGAAGCCAGCTCCTCCACTGCTGCCTGTACATCCTTATCGTTCAGATAGTCGATGTTATACTTGGCGATATTCTTCTTTACCCAGCCATTCATTTCCTCAAGCAAGCTGTTATCCCAAGAATGAAGGTTATTCTCACACTTTAAAAAGGCGATATGAAGCTCTGCTAATATCGTCCCGAAATGAAAGAACCAGTTATCCATGCATTCATATGGTTTCACTGCATGTCCATGCAGTTTCGTCATTAACATATAATAGCCACCGTCTTTTTCTGCATAATCTTTTCCGTCCGGCAATGAAATTATTTCCGGTACCGGAACTCCAGCAGCAAGCAGTGTTCTCATTGATATTACATTTCTCTCCAAGACATCCGGCTCGTCATAGGCTTTTAAAATATAAGATTGATTAATATCCCATGCCCTGGGGTGAATTGATACAGGAATAGCATCTATACTCCATTTTTTTAGTACTTCTTTTATTTCTTCCTTGGTAAGTTCTTTTGCCTTATTCATTACGAACCCCTTTCAATTTGACGGAAAAATCAAATTCTGCCCCATATCTATCCGTCTTCCTTTAGTGCCTTTGATTCTTCTATTTCGTGTCAGTTAATTTTATCATAGGGTCGTAAGCTTCACATCCTCAAACTTATTTCAGAAAAAACATTAGGGTCACCATTATAGGAGTAACGCATGCTCTCTGGAAGCATTCCGGTATACGGTTGGAGAAATACCTCTTTTTAGAGTAAATTGCTTTATAAAGTAAGTATCATATTCAAAGCCGGTAGAACGAGCTATTTCATTCAAACTCATATCTGTGTGAATCAGAAGGTAGCCTGCTATTTTTAGACGATACATCAGTAAAAAGTTCATAGCTGTACAGCCGCATCTCTCCTGAAATAATTTATTCAGTGAAACACGGTTTAAGTGTGCGCAGTCTGTTAACTCCTTCAATGTTACCTTATCCGGATAATTCGTGTAGATATAATCCAGAACCTCATCAACCGGTGATTGCTCACTTTGACGGTTCAGCTCCTCAAGCATCCCTAATATCTGTATAAGATACCTTTTAATTCTGCATACCCAGAGCCCATCACTTTGAGCATAAACTTCTGTTCCAAGTACAAAAAACCATTCAAATAAATGAGGATATGCTTTCTCCGAAACAATGGGTATTCCTGTATGCCTGCCCTCCCTAAAAAAGAGTGAAAGACCTGTTTGAATTCTCAAATTAGTGGCAATACCATCCTGGGTATCAGAGTTTCGTACCGTATTAAAAAAATCCGGATGAAAGCAGAAGGATTGGGCAGATACCTTCTCCTTCTGCATAATTTGTATTTCGTCTTTCTCGGATAAGCACAATATACCCGGGGCTAAAATTTGAAAAGGACGATTGTTTAATACACCATGTATACTTCCTGTCGTAACAAAGGTCAGGGTTAATCGCTCCGAATAGGGAAAATCTTTAAAATCTTCCGTAGCAATAAATTCAATATATACATTTCTGTCTTTATGGCGGTCATATTGGGGCATGATTATCTCCTTTTCCAGTTAGTCACATGAATTCTCATTTATATTATTGTAACGAAAAATCTTTATGGATACAATAGCTATATGAGAAACAGGAACATGCAGCTAGTGATAGAGACTGCATGTTCCAAATTTAACTTTATGTATCTGCATTCAAATCTTGTAAGTACCGGAAAGAACATGGTGTACTACAATTTCAATGAGTACACCATAAGTTGCAATTCTTTATAGGATGCTTCCTTCCCATTGTAGTTTGAAAAGGCGCTAACTATTTTCATGTTCCTTTTATAAAAGATGCTTTGCAGTTCTTCCAATGTATATAACCGGATAGGGTCTCCATAAGGTATCTCAGGTCTTTTTGCAGGTTCTCCATATGGAATGTCACATCCTCCATAAAGCATTCTCCTATTCTTCCTATCCCATTCAAATAAGGATAAGGACAATGCGCTTGCACCTATTTCCCATGCGTGTTTCGGGAAGTAATACTCTGCATGTTCTGCATTACAGACATCCATAAAATGCTTGCCTCCTGACTTTAACGCCGTGGATATCACATCAAAGATCTTTAGGTTCTCTTCGTCACTCTCAAGATACCCGATTGCACCATCCGCCAGATTTAGTACAACATCAAATTCATTATTGAACCGAATGTCGCGAATATCAGAATGGATAAATTGTACCTGCAGGGATTCCTCTTCACTGCTTTTTATTGCATCATTGATAAACTCCTTCGTAATATCAACTCCAACCACCGAAAATCCTCTTCTTGCAAAAGCAAGGGAATGCCTGCCAAAACCGCAAGCTAGATCAAGTATATGTTCCTTGCCTGTAAGATTAAGGGTTTTTATTATAAATTCCACTTGATTCTCTGTCTCCTCAACCCATGATTGATTCTTTGCTTCCAGTGTCCATATACTCTTATACCAGTCTGAGCCTTTCGCTTTCATAAATAGCTCCTTTCTGCGTGATTAACACACATACGATCAGAGAGGTGATGTTACAAGATGAGACTTATAGCAATTCATACACTGTATATCTGCCTTTTGCAACACCCCTCTTCCTTAGGTTATAATTATCTAACGAAGTAATGACTTCCTACTGCACTTTCAATGTTCTAGTATATAAACATATTATTTTTTCTGCCGGCAAATTAATCATAGCAAGTATTTCATAAAACTTATAGACTTATATTTTTCGATATGTTATCCTAGATACTAAGGTGCGGATAAAAATATCAATTATATCAATAACTGTTATCCCCCGTATTATTCTTTGATAACTTCTCTGTTATTCATCACACTCTCCTGTCTTACCGCTTTTACTACATCGTAAAACCAATCGTATAATTCTTTCTCACCCAATGTATTCAATTTATTTCTATCTATCATAACCATCCCATCTTTTATTTCAGTAAAACTAAAAAGAGGCTCATAATTTAAACTCGATATACTGCTGAACTCCTTCCATTCACTCAGTGTAAAACTATCTTTTTCTATAATCCTCTCCAGATTCTGAAATACTCCTCTATGCATTAACTTAAGGCCATTGTTAAAATCAAGCATACCGCACAGCTTGTCATTAATGGCATTCCAGAAACATTCCAGACTTTTCTGTCTTTTATATAAGCTCTCCAGATTCATATCGCCGGTATAAAGAATTCCCTGCAATAATTCATCATAAGGAAGCGGCTTCCATTCCAAGGTTCTGCTCATATGAATCAGCCACTTATCATGAGGTATATATTCACTGTTTGCTATAAATAGGGCAGACAGTAAGGGTTTAACGGCATTATTAAGGCAATAATGTCCCTGGAGAATATCTTCTCTGTGAAGCCATATATCTCCTGCAAGCTTATAATTCCACCAAGCTTCAAACATCAATCCTTCCGCAGCTGAAACATCCCTTACCGTTTTAAGCTTCCTGTCAAACAGACTCTTTAATTCTCCGTTGGTATCATATAAGATCTTAGCATAAGACATATCCCATAATGCGATACTGTCATATTCCTTCCTCCATTCTTCCTCATAATTCAGAACTTTTATATCATATAAGTATCCCTCCATCTTAGTTATACCAAGTGCTATTGGCGTTTTCTCCTCTTTATAACTCTGGAATTCTTTATCATGTAAAAAGATCACCACATCTATTTCTGACAGGTAATCGGCATAACCTCTTGACATACCTCCATCCAGCATAATACCGGCAATGCCGTCAAATTTTTTAATATTATCCATATTTTTATGAAGTGCTTCCATCAATTCCTTTAACTTACTCTCTTTATTAATTGTTACATAAGGTCTGTTTGTTTTCATATAAGGCTCCTGTCTTTGGCTTTTTATTTAAGATTTGTGATACATAAAATTTGTGATAACATAATTTAGTGATAACATAAAAAAAGCTGTGGAAATCTCCACAGCTAATAATCTTACTATTATATGCGTGGAATATATGATGAAATCATTTTTGAGTATAGAAAAGAAAACTGTCACAAAACAGTCTCAATCCTTTCTATTCCATTATGATTTTATCTTCCTTTCCACGTGATACTTATATTACTGATTGTGCAATATCAAGTATACCGGATGTGTCACCTCATAATTTTTTATTTTATGTTATCACACTTGAATCATAACATAGGCTTTATACTATTGTCAATTAAAGTAGGCTTTCTTTCTCTACTAGGGTAACATATCGTTTTCCTCTTCATAAGCATCTTCCATCTTAACCGTATCTTCTATACATTCCTGAATGAATTTCACGCGGATGACTGCTTGTGCCCAGTTTATAGAAACCTGACTGTGCATGTTCTTTTCCGTGGCTCTCTCAGCTATGGTATGTACTAGATCCTCTAGAACTGCTCTTGTGAGATAGCCGCCTCTCCAATGAAATGTAAGAACATTTCCCTTTTTGATAGCTTGCTGACAGCGTTTTGCTACATCCTCCTGCTTGGTAAAAGAAAGCTTCTTCTCCTTATAATAAAAATGATCACCGTCATTACACCCAGGAACATTGTATATTACAGGCTCGTGATCCTTGAAAATGCTTTTATCATCCAAATTAAAATAATCATATCTCACTTCTTTTTTACCTAATGAATTATCAAACGTAGCATCTAAATGATACCAAACTCCATTGATTCGTATCACATTCCATGCATGACGATATTTGATGTTCTTTTCCGGATTATTCTCAGAAATAACGACAATACAAGGAATAGACAGTCGATCGCAAAGAATCTTTACTGCTTTTGCAATTCCTTCACAGACACCGACTCCCTGCCCCAAGGGCCCTAGTATTTCATGGGAATACTGTTTCTTCAGCTTATCATAAGTCACATTTTCACAGATAAAATCATGAATATATTGCTCCTTTTCCAGGTCACTTTTATCCTTAACAACCCGGGTAAGCTTCTCCACCCTGGCACTCATCGCCTTCTGATGCTCTATGATTTTATTCTTTTCAAACAAATATTCAGGCTTAATCCTTACAAGTGTGGAATCCTCGTAAAAAGAATAACGAAATGTCGGAGCATAAAATATCTCAGGACAGTCCAGTCTTAGCTTGTAAAAGATATCGCTTAGTTCTCTTCCATCAATTCTTTGAACATCAAAACTTAGTGAAAGGGATTCCAGGCCGCTTTTGATGACCTGATAAATTCTTTGCTGTTGTTTGTTCATCTGGCTATAATAATATAGTTCCATTTATCACATCTGCACTTTCTTTTTTCATAAATATTGCTAGTTGTTTATTAATCTCTCTGTTATTTCTCTGCTATTTTCTCTGTTGTTCTGTCTTGTATTCTCTTTTGGTTCTCCCTGTTATTCTCTCTTTGTTCTCTCTGCATTTCTTTCTATATTTTTTATTGGCCCAAATAAAACCTCGAATACACTTGGGCTTCGAGGTTTGAGATATAGCATTGTTATCCCTTATTTTTGGTTTTCCTATATTTAAAATTCTGTTTCTTTTTTACAATTGATTCAGTTAAGCTTAAAATGAGTCACCAGATTTCCTAAAGTTTCGGCCTTGGTATCTTTGTCAGCATCTGTTCTTACCAGTGTATAAAATCCACTCTTGGCATATTCATCATAATGCTCTTTGCTATTTACCTTGGCTATACACTGCTTTAAAATTCTCCATTGTACTTTCCGGATCTTCCGATTGCATTATCTGTTCCTTTAAAAAAGCTTTATCCGGATCATCACGGTCAAAAAACTTCTCAACCGACATAGCTTGTGGGGACAGCATTACTGCTACTTGGTGATAATCAGCAATCTCATGTAATATAGTAAGAGGTATATTGGTGTCCACAATTACTTTTTGGTTTTGAGATAAACGAATTAATTCCGCTACTTCAAATTCAGCGGCTTCCTGGGAGCATCCAAGTATCCACTTTTCATATTCTTCCGGTGTTCTATTCACAAATTCCTGCCAGTCTTTCATTGTCTGAAAATAGCACAGATTGGGTTGACGTTCTGGCACTATAACCTGATTCGCAACCCTGGAGTGATAATTTTCTCCGCATGGAACCAATCCATATCTATCCGCCAGCATTGCTACCATTGTTGATTTCCCTGAATATGCAGTCCCTGTAATAAACATCGCATTCTTTAAATAGTGCTTCACAATATTGCTATTTATATTCATACCAGTATCTCCCTTATTCTACAACAAATAAACTTATACCGTTAGTCAGCATAAGCGCAATTAATAATTAAGAATATTAAATTTATTAACGTAATTTATTGTTGTTAAATAAGAAGTGACACCACATAATTTGCTCCTCCAGGTTTTATTATATCATACCACCGGTAATTATCAATGTTTAAGATAAAACGGCATTTGCCGGTAGATTACCTCGTTATGGGTTTGAAGAGGAACTCTGAACCACAGGTGTAAGCATTTTAGAAATCCATTCTCTGCAAAGAGGACTACCAACATCAGAGGCAATAATAAATTTTTTTATTTTTTGCAACATTATCCATTTCTCATTTGTATACAGGTTAGAACCGAAAATATATGGTTACTAAAAATCAAGCCAAAAATGAGAAAGGAAGAACAATCATGAAAAAAATTATAGTTTTTATTCTTTGCGCAGTTATAACATTATCCTTTACCGCTTGCTCCAACAATTCTCCCTCAAAAGATAGTACCCAAAAACAAACCACCGGGGATAACGCACAAATTCCAAATCCCTTTGTTGATTGTAAAACCATAGCGGACGCCAATAAAATAGCCGGGTTTACTGTAGTTACCCCTAAAACCCTACCGACTGGTTATTCACAGGATACAATACGTGCTATTAAAGATGACCTTGTAGAAATCATTTATGTGAAGGGCGAAAACAAAATCAGTTTCCGTCAAGGCAAAGACAGTAAAGATATCAGCGGCGACTACAACGAATATAAAGAAAGTAATACCCTGACCATCGGAAGTCTGCAAGTAACGATTAAGGGAGACAACGGAAAAGTTAACCTTGCTGTATGGACTGATGGAGATTATGCCTATGCAATTTCGTCAGAAGGTCTTGACAATAATACAATTAGCGATATGATAACCAGTATGAAGTCTGACGCTGATGACAATGTTCAAATACCCAATCCTTTTATTGATTGCGCTACAATGGCGGATGCAAAAAAAACAGCCGGTTTTACCCTTACTGTTCCCTCAAAAATGCCGAAAGGTTATGTACAGGAGCTCATTCAGGCCACTGAAAATGATATGGTGCAGGTTTTCTATAAAAATGGTGAAAAGGAAATTCTCATCCGCAAGACGAAAGGCACCGAGGACATCAGCGGTGACTATAATGAATATAAAGAAAATAACACAATCACTGTTGGCAGCCTCAAGGTATCTACCAAAGGAAATGATGGTAAAATCAACACAGCCACATGGGTTGACGGGGAGTATACCTATTCTATTACTGCCAATCTTGGAGAAACAGGTTTGGATGCGACCACTATCAACGAAATGGTAAGCGATATCCACTAAAATAAAAGCAGCCGATTGAAGTATGGCGATACTGTGAGTTGCAGTTTCGCCATACTTCAATCCAAGGAGGTGACCTATGGTAGAAACATACAAGCTACCAAATGGATTATGGAGCTTTATAAACTTCTTAAAGGAGTGTATCTTTTCCCTGTTCTGCTTGCTACATTCTGCAGGAAACAGCACGAAGGTAATACCCATACAGGGCACTTTGTCTTCTGCTCAGATCAATGAGCAAGCTGGCCGATTGATGACAACCTATGGAAATAATGTTCTACGCCTTGCTTACTCCTACCTTCACAATATGAGCGATGCAGAAGAGGTATTACAGGATGCATTAATACAATTTATTAAAACACAGCCACAATTTGAAACAACTGAACATGAAAAAGCATGGTTACTGCGGGTTGCGATTAATCTCAGCAAAAATAAGATAACCTATAATAACATCCGAAAAACCGATGAACTAAGCGAAACCTTGGCAGCAAACGAAACCGAGGATTTATCTTTTGTGTGGGATGCCGTGAAACAACTACCAGAAAAATACAGCGAAGTCATTCATCTTTTTTATCATGAGGGTTACTCTACCGCCAAAATAGCTTCCCTATTATCAAAGAAAGAAGCAACTGTTCGTTCATTACTGCAAAGAGCCAGAATCAAACTGAAAGATGTGCTGAAGGAGGTGTATGATTTTGAAGAATAGGTATGATAAAATTATGGAGAACATTGAAGTTACCCCAGAAATGCGCGATAGAATTCTTAATAATATTAATACGCTTGATTTGGAGAAAACTCCGAATAAAGTTATTCCCTTTCACAATTACAAGAAATACCTTTCCATCGCAGCTTGTTTTGTAATTTTACTTGCAAGTTCTTTCTTCCTTCACAACCTAATAAGCTCAAGAAATGGGGCCCCACCGCAGCAGGTAGTACCGGTTATCGTTGAATATAGTTCAGCAAAGGAACTGTCGAAAGCCATTGGATTTACTGTAAAAGAAATACAGAGTGTCCCATTTACGGTGGAAACGATAAAATATACTGCATACTGGAAAAAACTTGGGCAAATACAATACGCAGGTCAGGATAATACAGCTGTGTTAAGAATGGAACCCACCGATGAGGATGTAAGTGGAGATTATACAGAGTATACCAGTATAAAAAGTATTAAAATAAAGGATGACAATGTAACATTCAAAGGAAACGATGGAAAATATATGCTTGCCGTCTGGAAAACCGCAGGGTATTCTTACTCTATTCAGTTTACCAATGCGATTTCCGAAAAGGAAATGCTGACCACTGTACAGAGTGTGAAATAAATAGTTTCAAAGATAATAAGAACAGCTTAAGAAATCAGGACTGATACTAGTGAAGTGTATTACCCCCAAAAACCTATCATTATGACAATGATTCATTTTCAGTAAAAAACTAAACAGTACATCCAAAAAGCCTTGAAATACAATGATTTCAAGGCTTTTGTTATTAGTCTTATTATCTCCTTTGATAGCTTTTACCCTTGCTTTTTAAAGGCTTTCTAACGTTTTTGTAACCTACTTTGTACTTTACGTTAATTACCTGTAGCTTCTCATAGTTGTCTAAATTAATTTTTACATACGATTAAGATTAAAATGATTAGCCAGAATTTCTAAAGTTTCAGCCTTGGTATCTATATTAGCGTCAGTTCTTACAATCGTAAAAAATCCACTCTTGGCATATTCATCATAATGCTCCTTACTATTCACTATTGCTATGCACGCTTTATAATTCTCCATTGTTTTCTCCGGATCTTTCGCTTTCATTATCTGTTCCTTTATAAAAACCTTATCAGGATCATCACGGTCAAAAAACTTCTCAACCGACATAGCCTGTGGTGACAGCATTACTGCCACTTGATTATAATCTGCAATCTCATGCAATATATCAAGAGGTATATTGGTATCCACAATAACCTTTTGGTTTTGAGATATACGAATTAGTTCTGCCACTTCAAACTCAGCAGCTTCCTGCGCACCTCCAAGTATCCATTTTTCATATTCTTCTGGCGTCCGATTCACAAATTCCTGCCAATCTTTCATTGTCTTAAAGTAACACAAATTAGGTTGACGTTCTGGTATTATAACTTCATCCGCAATTCTGGAGTGATAATTTTCACCACATTGAACCAGTCCATATGTATCTGCTAACATTGCTACCATTGTTGACTTACCTGCATATGCCGTACCTGTAATAAACATCACATTTTTCAAATAATGCTTTATAATATTATTATCTATTTTCATTGTATTATCTCCTATATTCTACAACAAATAAACCTATGCTGTTTGCATAAGCACATTTAACATATTAATAACTTTAATAGAATTAATGAAATCTATTGTTGTTAAATAAGAAGTGACACCACATAATTTATTCCTCCGAATTAGAATATTATCATAATATCGATAATTATCAATACTTAGCTTTCATTGGTAATCATCCTTGGTACCTATTCTCTAGCGATTAGATTATTATAATAATTATATATCAGATAAGTTACGAACCCCACCGTCATTGTATGAGGTTCTTTTTTTATGTCCTAAGCATGACGTTAAAAGGCTTTTTCTAAATTTAATTTATCATTTACAAAATATAAATTATAATATCCCTTTGATAATAGAGTATTCTTAATTATTTCAGCTTCATATCTATCTTTTAAAGAAATTACAATTGTATCATCTTTATCATATTTTTCTATAGCATTTACACCATATTGCCTAATTGATTGTGAGTTATTGTGAGTATCCGTAACTGCAATACCTTTTATTTGAATATCATACTTATCAAATCTATACAATAAATCCAAACACCTTTTTCCTGCCCCATATATAACTAGTGCTTTATTTTCATCTTTTATTTTTTGCATAATTCTAAAACATTCAAACCTATGCTTATTATAATAATTATTTAAAATATTCCCCCATATTTCCATATTTCCACGCCAATCGGCTCTTTCTTGTGTAAAGCCGTTAAATGTATCATTAAAACTATATTCCTCAATAGATAAACAATCACTTAGCACATATCGCTTCATATTATATGAATTTATGTCCATTTCTTCATTATTTCGTATGTTTATCAATTTAATTTCTAAATGTGGATATAATGATGAAAATTCCTTTAAAAAAAGCTGTAATTTTTCTATAGTATCTGTTCTATTGCAAATCAAAACCACTCGCTTTGCTTTCTCTAATTTATCATCCATATTTTTAAATCTTTTACTCATTTTTTCAAGGAACTTTTTTTGTGCTTTTTCAACTTCTATATTCCTTGGAAAATGATGAATAGAAACAATATTATTTATAGTATCATTAATCCATCTATATTTACTATCCCCCCTATTATTATCTTCTTCAATATCAACAAAAAAATCAACAAATTGGGTTTTAAATAAATGAATAACGGTATCCAAAGAATACTCCATCTGCCAGTCTAAAGGATATGCTTCATTTCTTAAATCATTTGCCTGCAAATGATATGCAGGACGACATGCACCTCCGACTGATATATATAAATCATAATAATACATTTCAACCTCCTTAGCTATACTAGCGAAATGTTCTTAGGGATATTTTTCCTTGATTATAAGACATTTAACGGTAATTTAACACTATTTTCTCTTCTAATATACCAGTCGAAAATCTAATTTGTCAAATACATACATTATTTTAGTAGTTGAGCAGGTTGTAAATCTTCAAATTCTGATACTACCGTATGCAAATCACACCCATGTAATTTCTGTCTTATATATGAATGATAATTTTATGGCTTTACATAAAAAGCACAAGCACGAGCAACGCAAGTTACAGTTGGCTATGGGTTCAGACTTCAAGCATCCCGAAATTGTGTTTACTTCCTCTACAGGCAATTATAAAGACCGTAGTTGTCTTAATACCTCATTAAAGCGTTTCTTAAAGGTACAGACTTTGAATATCTGACTTT
It includes:
- a CDS encoding class I SAM-dependent methyltransferase, giving the protein MKAKGSDWYKSIWTLEAKNQSWVEETENQVEFIIKTLNLTGKEHILDLACGFGRHSLAFARRGFSVVGVDITKEFINDAIKSSEEESLQVQFIHSDIRDIRFNNEFDVVLNLADGAIGYLESDEENLKIFDVISTALKSGGKHFMDVCNAEHAEYYFPKHAWEIGASALSLSLFEWDRKNRRMLYGGCDIPYGEPAKRPEIPYGDPIRLYTLEELQSIFYKRNMKIVSAFSNYNGKEASYKELQLMVYSLKL
- a CDS encoding SPL family radical SAM protein translates to MHEKEVKAILSAQNGMNIYRGCTHGCIYCDARSTCYQMHHDFEDIEIKSNAVELLEKALRSKRKKCMIGTGAMSDPYLHIENKLKLTRSCLELIDAYGYGLAIQTKSDLILRDLDLLKSINRKAKCVVQITMTTYDENLCQILEPNVSTTKRRAEVLNIMREEGIPTICWMTPILPYINDTEENIRGILDYCFSAKVYGILFWNVGVTLRDGDRQYFYQQLDKHFPGLKEKYIKTYGEAYEVISPNNKYLSGLVRTECLKRGIVCDPNQLFEYMHLYEDKQAGIQLSLFDM
- a CDS encoding phosphotransferase codes for the protein MNKAKELTKEEIKEVLKKWSIDAIPVSIHPRAWDINQSYILKAYDEPDVLERNVISMRTLLAAGVPVPEIISLPDGKDYAEKDGGYYMLMTKLHGHAVKPYECMDNWFFHFGTILAELHIAFLKCENNLHSWDNSLLEEMNGWVKKNIAKYNIDYLNDKDVQAAVEELASFYEDLPRQLIHRDVHLGNFLFENGEFTGYIDFDLSQKNIRIFDLCYFLLGLLLEENGFKEDDRWYEIIRQVVSGYDRVSPLNLTEKRAFASVMKNIELLFAAYFIDIGEAELARNAVDLFYFVKRNERKILTGCNAQN
- a CDS encoding helix-turn-helix domain-containing protein, translated to MPQYDRHKDRNVYIEFIATEDFKDFPYSERLTLTFVTTGSIHGVLNNRPFQILAPGILCLSEKDEIQIMQKEKVSAQSFCFHPDFFNTVRNSDTQDGIATNLRIQTGLSLFFREGRHTGIPIVSEKAYPHLFEWFFVLGTEVYAQSDGLWVCRIKRYLIQILGMLEELNRQSEQSPVDEVLDYIYTNYPDKVTLKELTDCAHLNRVSLNKLFQERCGCTAMNFLLMYRLKIAGYLLIHTDMSLNEIARSTGFEYDTYFIKQFTLKRGISPTVYRNASREHALLL
- a CDS encoding DUF4037 domain-containing protein, whose protein sequence is MKTNRPYVTINKESKLKELMEALHKNMDNIKKFDGIAGIMLDGGMSRGYADYLSEIDVVIFLHDKEFQSYKEEKTPIALGITKMEGYLYDIKVLNYEEEWRKEYDSIALWDMSYAKILYDTNGELKSLFDRKLKTVRDVSAAEGLMFEAWWNYKLAGDIWLHREDILQGHYCLNNAVKPLLSALFIANSEYIPHDKWLIHMSRTLEWKPLPYDELLQGILYTGDMNLESLYKRQKSLECFWNAINDKLCGMLDFNNGLKLMHRGVFQNLERIIEKDSFTLSEWKEFSSISSLNYEPLFSFTEIKDGMVMIDRNKLNTLGEKELYDWFYDVVKAVRQESVMNNREVIKE
- a CDS encoding helix-turn-helix transcriptional regulator codes for the protein MKIDRLIGILAILLQQDKVTSPVLAEKFEVSRRTIHRDIEDLCKAGIPIVTKQGIDGGISIMDGYKIDKTLLTTSEMQAVLKGLQSLDSISGGNKYQTLMDKLSINNSSILANNNHILLDLSHWNTKTLAPKIEQFQSAIENHNLVSIRYYSPSGDSVRTLEPYLLLYRWHSWYVWAYCGLREEFRLFKLGRMDELKILKERFDPRKVEEPIDSGMGTFNQENLRITAAFEEKVKWRLMEEFDFEKMKKGEDGRLYLEFVWWDKEALFGYLLGFMENVEIISPKWLQEEFLSLLDRIAGKYRKGHEYA